ATCGGGAAATAATCTTTGAAAAACCAATCCTTTCTTCTTTAAAAAAATATAAGTTAAAATAAATGTGATCGCCAAAGAAATACTTTGTATCCAGATAAATCCATGTATGTTTAAATAGCTATGAAAAAAAGGAATCCATAGTAGCGCAGACCCCATTAAAATTAATATAAACCGGTCCATTACAGAAAAAAAACTATCCTGTCTGTAAAATCCTAATCCTGAAATTCCGGCTCTGTTAAATGAAATAGCACTCGCTAAAACCTGATTAATCGCCAAATGAAATATCAATATCCAGTAATCCGATGGGTAATTTGCAGCTTTGCACATGATTACAATAACTCCAATGTATATCGTGGAGAGTAAAATTTTCATCACAGCGAATTCCTGAAGGCGTTTTAAACTATCATCTCTGTTCTGACTAACAAATCGGTTGATCAGGTTTTGTAATCCAAAATCATTGATAAACTGAAACACCAAGGTAAAATTGAATAAACTGTAATAAAGTCCATATTGCTCTGCTCCCAATGCCAATTGGAAATTTCTGTCTATACCTAAAAGAAAATAGACTTTGATCAATAAATTGCTGACCAATAATAAACTTACGTTAACTACAAATTCGCGTTTCATCTAAAAACTGCAAGATACAAATAGGCGCTTAATTCGCATTTTGATACGACATTTGATAATTCATAGTTCTCCTTCAGAACATTCCATTTATTCCCTATTTTTGGAACTATAATTTTCATCCATGAATTTTGCCATCAATTTCAGTCAAACTGCTTTTTATTTACTATTGCTTCTTTCAGGATTTTCCATCACTCTACCCGGTCAACACATTAAGTTTCAGAAGACTTATGCCCCCGGTACATTTACTCCCGGTATCAAAAACAATCAGGCCAGCTTCTACGATCTTGAAAGTTTGTCAGATGATGGTTTCGCAACCTTGGGTTTTATCAATGACACATCCAATTTTTCAGAAGGCCATTTGGTGCGTTACGATTGTACAGGCAAGGTACTTTGGGGTAAAAGGCTGGGTTTTTCAGGATCACCAACCAATACCAATGCCGGAATTATAGAAACCCCTGAAGGTGATATCGTATTCAGCTTCAATCTGGGTACCGGTTTTTTCAGAGCTTCGATCCTGGTAGGTCGAATATCAAAAGACGGTCAAACGAAGTGGATGAAACGCATTGGCAACAGTACTGAATTTGGTCGGGATATTGCCATGACTTCAGATGGAGGATTCATCATCGCTGGGAGCACTGGTACACATGGTACTGATGCAGTTGCAGATGATATCTATCTTATCAAATTGGATGCACTTGGCAATGTCGTTTGGAGCAAAACTTTTGGTAATCCTGCAGGTACTTACGATGAGGCTTTTGCCGTAAAATTGGATTCCCGCAATCGGATCATCGTCACGGGTCGTTGTATCGCAGATACTACCTTTCAAGCTTTTATTTTGCAAGCGGATGCTAACGGAAATCCTTTGCGATTTAAAACTTGGGGCTATCATAACCAACGCACCAATGCCTTTGATTTGATCGTCGACAAAGAAGATCATTATCTGATCACTGGTTTTACTACCTTACTTGAAGACAATCATGCAAGTTCTGAAAATGATGCCTACCTCATTAAGGTAGACAGTAGCTTGAACACCGTTTTTGCTAATGTGTATGAAGTGAATCGTGGAAGTGACAATAGCACAATTGGAGAAGGCTTAAGCTTGTTGGATGACGGGGGCTATGCGATTGGTGTAAGTTCACTGGGATTTTCAACACACAATGTAAATTTCCCAAATTCACCTAACAAAAATGCGCTTTATGTCATCAATAAAAACGGCAGCATCCGCAAGATCTTTTTATACAATCAACACGGTTCGCAATATACCCGAGTACGTAAAAGCAGCAAGGGGTCTGTTCTCATTGGCGGTTTTTCGAGAGCTTATACCGACCGCAATCATAGCCAGGGGCTCATCATCAAAACCGATAATCTATATCAATCGGGTTGTTATGATATTGACGTCACTCCTGAAGTGAGTTTATACAGCCCGACATGGCAGGTAGCTGATTATATTTACCAAAGCAGATCCGGCCATCGAATTTTAGATTACCTCAATTTCAGCGATTCCCTGAGTAAGGAACAAGTCCTTTGCGAAGAAATTCCATTTTTGACTCCAGATTTTAATGGACCAACTGAAGCCTGTCCCGGTAAGGTATCATTTGAAGACCAATCTGCAGGACCAGGAACTGGTTATTGGTTGATCAATCAGGATACCATTAAAGTTGATGGCAGCCTTGATTTCGTATTCACTAAATCAGGTACATATCAAATTACAAGAGTATTGCAATTTAGTTGTATCGTAAAATCCATCACGAAAGAAATTCTGATCAACTCAGGTTTCATAGATACTTTAAATTATTCAATATGTGAAGGTAGCTCTTATGACTTTAGAGGAAACACTTATCATCAAGCTGGCATATACAACATAAACCTACCGGGATCGGCAGGCCAGTGCGACTCTGTATTTATACTCAACTTAAATCTCGCGAAACCCACAGAACTTTCAGAAGCAAAGACTTTTTGCGGCAGCTCTTTTAGCTATCTAGGAAATACTTACGATCGTTCGGGAGAATATAACATTACTCTTAAAGACCAAAATGGATGTGACAGCTTGATCATCCGGCTCAAACTTGATAAAATTTATGATCATACCAGTTCAAATCCCATTGAATTGGATACGGTAAGATTTTGCGATCAATTCTCGTACAAAAATTTCGTGTTTACCAAAAGCGGTGCTTATAAAAATTTCCCGGTGGATACCCTGGATGACTGTAAGATTGAAAGCATCAATATGGTTCTCGTCGATGATTGCAATTGTCTTACTTTTCCAAATGCATTTACTCCGGGAAATGGCGATGACATCAACAATGATTTCAGACCTTTCATCACCTGCCCTGAAATCATAGGCAATTACTCTTTAAAAATATTTAATCGCTGGGGTCAGGAAGTATATATGAGCAACAGCCCTGATTCAGGCTGGGATGGTTTCAAAGACGGAAAGCCACTTCCTATTGATACATATATGTATCAATGCAGCTACGATATTCGTTATAATGATACAGACATCAGGAAGCGAACAAGGAAAGGCTCGGTGAGCCTCATTAGATAATAATGAGGTAAAGGGATTAAAAAAGAATGAACTAAACTCATATATATTTCAAGTAATTGAAAGAATTAAATCTAATAAACGTTTGTTAGCTTTATTCAATTGCTCCGGAAAAAATCATAACCATTACAAACAACAAAATTTTTCATTCCGGTATTGTAAAATTCTTCAGACTGCCAACTTTTATCCCTCTTCCGGATGCCAAAAAAAATCTTCCATAGGAGTTACTTTGTGATCTACAACCTTTACACCTTCTTTCCGCAGTAATTTAGCCATGCGTTCGCCGGCTTCACCAAACATCATTCGGCCGCTGAGTTCTCCTTTGACATTGACGACCCTGTGTGCCGGGATATTTGAAACATGGCCTTTGAGTTGATTTAATGCCCAGCCTACCATTCTCGCCGAACCTAATGATAAATAATCTGCAATAGCCCCATAAGTGCTTACGCGACCTCTAGGAATCGTCTGAACAACACCGTAGACCCAATCGAAATAATTGTCTTTCGGAACCAGAGCATTGTTGTATAAATTGACGGCCTCTTCTTCCAATTCTCGCATTTGCTTTTGTTCAGCTTTAGTTTTGTCCTTAAAACCGAGTAAATGCAAGATTCCATGGATGATGACGCGCAATTTTTCTTGTTCTACATCCTGATTAAACTTTGGGGCATTATCAATGACCCGATCTATACTAATGTACAGTTCGCCCTCAATTTTATCATTTGCTAAAGGAAAGGTAATGATGTCAGTAAAATAGTCGTGGCCCAAAAACTGCTTGTTCATGTTCAGCAGATACAGGTCATCACAAAAAATGATATTGATGTTTCCGGGTTTCTTTCCATGTAACTTGATCATTTTGTTGATCCATTCCTTCCATTTTCTTTCCGGAATTTCAAATGTCTCACATTGAAAATCAAATTGGATGTTTGAAGCAGGTGGCATTTAAAAAATTACCTTACAAGTGTTAGCTAAATAAACAGCACATGCATACGATGTATGACTAATTGATATTTATGATGTCTGAATTGCAAATTTGATCTCTACCGTACGACCATTATCTGAAAAAATAACGCGATCAGATAAGCGTTGCATGAGGAAAACGCCTCTTCCGCCACATTGATGAATATTTTCAGGCAGTGTTGGATCCGGAATGGAAGCCGGATCAAAACCTTGTCCCTCGTCAGAAATTTTAAAGCAGATATGCTTTTTCATCCGTGTCATTTTCAGACTTACAAATTTATTACAATCGGATTTGTTACCGTGTAATATGGCATTATTTACGGCTTCAGTAATCGACACCAGAATATTCGGATATAGACTTTTGTCTAAATGGTATTCGTTAAAAATGGTGTGCAGGTATTCTTCTACCTGACAAATATTAGCCGGTACTGAAGCAATGCGGATCATCCCTGCTTTTTGAGGCTTTGATAATATTGCTCTACCAGCCGTTTGTAAAAAGGCCGCAATTCCGGTGATATTTGTTTGAACCATTCTGTCTCTCCCTGTCTTTGTTTGATATATTCTTCCAGACCGGGCGGAAACTTACGTTCAATATTCGTACCAGTTTCAGATTTTCTTTGTTCATCCCATTCCCTTTCGCGTTCTGCGCGATCAGATTCTAGCAGCCTCGTGGTAATTTCCTCTTGCCTTTTGAGCATTTCATTGGTTAATTGTTTATTGACCAACTGCTTTTCGAGCTTATTCATTTCCTCTATCGCCTCGCGCGCTTCTTTAGAACCATTTCCGCGTTCACTGTTTTCTTTGTCCAAATCCTGCAACATTTTACGCAGTTTAGCTTGCTGTGCTGCCATTTCCGCAAACTCCTGAGAAGTCCCTTGTTTTCCTTCCTTCATCTTCCCCAATTGATCTTTCATTCCCTGACCCATTTTTTTCATGCCTTCTGTGATCTTGTCAGCCGGTTTACGGCCTGAACTTTGTCCGGGTTTATCGCAAGATTTATTGCCTGGTTTTTTACATGAACCCCCTTTACACTCTTTTTGCTTTTGATTTAAAGTTTCAGACAGCATGAGTGCCAGATCGTTCATATTGGTCATTACTCTTCGCTGATTGTTTCCGGCTTCTGCACTTCTGCGCTCTTCCAGGTGATCAATCCCCGATACAAAATTAGCATTGATCTCATTGACCTTATCCTGAACAAAAGATTGAATCTCAACAATTCTTTTACTCAAAACTTCAAGTGTATCTTCTACAATTTTAAAATTTTCTTTGATTCTAAATTGATCCTGGACCAAACCCAGAAATTTTGGCGTCTGCACATTCACCTGTCCAAACTCTTTCACCAGGCCTTCCTGCTCAAATGACAAGGCTACTAAATTCTCCAACAATTGGCGCAACATTTTGGCATCTTCTTCCGCTTGTTCCTGATCGGACTCCTCCATTTCCTGCTCCATTTGATCAGCCATTTCTTTCATCTTTTTAGAAGCATCCTTTTGTTTTTTCGCCGCCTTGCTCTTTCCGGATTTACCTGCATCCTTATTTTTCATTTCTTCAGATGCGCCCTTTAGATCTTTTTTAATGTCTTCACTCTGCGCTTTGCGATCTTCCATTTTGCGCTGCGATTTCATCTCCTCATTCTTCTTTTGCATCTCTTCCTGCTTTTTAGCAAGATCATCAAATTTTTTATTGATATCTTCTTGCTGATCTTTCAGCCCATCTTCCTTTGCTTCTTCCTTTTGGGTTTGTTCTGAAAGTGCATCTTGTTTATCAGAAAGTTTGCGCAACTCATTGATTTGATCTTTGAGGTTCTTCTCCAATTCCAATTGTTTGAACAATTCCAGCAATCGCTCCATTTCTTTAGACATATCCATATTTTTATTCTGGAATTGCTCCGTCATTTTAAGCGTTTGCTCTTTGTTCAATTCACTCATCAGATCCTGAATCTGTTTCATGATTTGTTTCATTTCCTCACTTGCAGTTTCATTAAACAACTTCTGAAGTTGCTCTTGTTTTTCCTGTAATTTTTCGTCTTCGTTGGTCTGTTTTTTTAAATTCTCATCAAATTTTTTCCTGGCCTCATCGAGTTTATTCTGCAGCTTCTGCTGATCCTGCATCAGCTTTTCTATTTCTTTTTTATGCTGCCACTCCAGGTCCTTTTTTTGACGCATTTTATTTTTAAAAGCATCAATCCGTTCCTGCAATTTCTTAATGTCCTTCAAGGCATCTTCCAGATTGTCTTTTATGTCCTGGTTATTGCTGGCCTCTTGTTTAGCAAGTTCTTCTTCCGAAGCTTCTTTATACAACTGTATCTGGCTGCGTGCTGATTTACTCCCATTAACTGCATCATTATCCCAAACTTCAAAATAATAACTGATAGATTCTCCGGGTTCCAGATTGAAATTATTTGCATCAAAAACATATCTGAAATCCTGAAGTTTAGCTTCAGAAGTTGTTTGAATGGGTACAGATTTAATCAATTTTTCCTTCCCGTCTTTTTGCAATATGGTGTAGTTAAAAGTCAAAGTTTTGATTCCATAATCATCGCTTGCATCTCCTGCAAAGTATTGTACTTTCCAATTGGAGCTATCCGCAAAAGATTCGACCTTGATTTGTGGATATTGATCTTCGATGATATGTATCTGGTACGTTACAGAATCCGGATCTGGCAATTGTTGGTTTTTTAAATACAAAGTGTAGGATTCGTTTTTGGAGAATTTCCTGGTATATCTGAATTGGTTTTCATTTTGTAATTCCAATGCTGATATGTGCTGGTCACTTTCGGTTTTAAAAGACAATTGATCTGTAAAACTTGTATGGATTTCCCAGGACACTTTGGTTCCTGTTGGAATCAAAAGGTCACCAATGTTCTCTATTTTTTCAGGTTTGCGTCCTGTATAAGCAGGGTAAGTCAGACTCACCTCAAATTGTTCAACCAAAGGTTTCATCAGCACTTGTAACAAAAACTCATCCGACTGCACATTGCCCGAAAATATTTTGAAGGTCTGATCTTTTTGTACATTACTGAAGGTATATACAAATTGTTCCGGGCCTTCCTTCTGTAAACGATACTGAAAATTATCCACCTCAATAAACGCTTCTGCGGGAATGGCGCGACCTTCGGTGTGCAAACGAAGTGTAAATTCTCCGTTCTGTTCCACTTTTAAATCAGGTACATCCAACACAAATTTAAATGCTGCTTCTTTTTCAAAATCTTTATCCAACTGAAGGAGTCGTTGAGTGGGTTTTTGAATAAACCCGGGAGCAAATACCAATATAGAAGCTAATAGAAAAACAGGTCCGATTGCATAATGCATGTATTTGCGGTTTTTTTGTAAGTCTATGGCTTGAACAAAAGGAACCGGTTGTAGATCGTAAGATTTCTGGGCAATACTCGCTTCAATTAAACTGCGATCTGAAAAATTAATGGATTGAGACTTCAGTTGAAGTACATTGAGCAGCTTGTCCTTTACATCTTTGAATTGGCTACCAATGATTTTGGCAGCTTCTTCGTGTGAGATCAATTTACCCAATCTGAAATAATGAAAAAGTGGTGTCAAAATCCAAAAAACCAAACCGGCCATAAATAACCCCAGGTAGGAAAATGAAAGAATTGCTCTTACACTTTTACTAAAATAGAATTGACTCTCCAAAAAATTGTAAGCCAGGAATACAAGAGTTAATAAACCCACAAAGTAAAGACTGCCCCGAATCAATTGATTCATGTAATACTTACGGGTAAATTGGTCAATTTTAAGAATTA
The sequence above is a segment of the Saprospiraceae bacterium genome. Coding sequences within it:
- a CDS encoding gliding motility-associated C-terminal domain-containing protein; this encodes MNFAINFSQTAFYLLLLLSGFSITLPGQHIKFQKTYAPGTFTPGIKNNQASFYDLESLSDDGFATLGFINDTSNFSEGHLVRYDCTGKVLWGKRLGFSGSPTNTNAGIIETPEGDIVFSFNLGTGFFRASILVGRISKDGQTKWMKRIGNSTEFGRDIAMTSDGGFIIAGSTGTHGTDAVADDIYLIKLDALGNVVWSKTFGNPAGTYDEAFAVKLDSRNRIIVTGRCIADTTFQAFILQADANGNPLRFKTWGYHNQRTNAFDLIVDKEDHYLITGFTTLLEDNHASSENDAYLIKVDSSLNTVFANVYEVNRGSDNSTIGEGLSLLDDGGYAIGVSSLGFSTHNVNFPNSPNKNALYVINKNGSIRKIFLYNQHGSQYTRVRKSSKGSVLIGGFSRAYTDRNHSQGLIIKTDNLYQSGCYDIDVTPEVSLYSPTWQVADYIYQSRSGHRILDYLNFSDSLSKEQVLCEEIPFLTPDFNGPTEACPGKVSFEDQSAGPGTGYWLINQDTIKVDGSLDFVFTKSGTYQITRVLQFSCIVKSITKEILINSGFIDTLNYSICEGSSYDFRGNTYHQAGIYNINLPGSAGQCDSVFILNLNLAKPTELSEAKTFCGSSFSYLGNTYDRSGEYNITLKDQNGCDSLIIRLKLDKIYDHTSSNPIELDTVRFCDQFSYKNFVFTKSGAYKNFPVDTLDDCKIESINMVLVDDCNCLTFPNAFTPGNGDDINNDFRPFITCPEIIGNYSLKIFNRWGQEVYMSNSPDSGWDGFKDGKPLPIDTYMYQCSYDIRYNDTDIRKRTRKGSVSLIR
- the ybeY gene encoding rRNA maturation RNase YbeY encodes the protein MPPASNIQFDFQCETFEIPERKWKEWINKMIKLHGKKPGNINIIFCDDLYLLNMNKQFLGHDYFTDIITFPLANDKIEGELYISIDRVIDNAPKFNQDVEQEKLRVIIHGILHLLGFKDKTKAEQKQMRELEEEAVNLYNNALVPKDNYFDWVYGVVQTIPRGRVSTYGAIADYLSLGSARMVGWALNQLKGHVSNIPAHRVVNVKGELSGRMMFGEAGERMAKLLRKEGVKVVDHKVTPMEDFFWHPEEG
- a CDS encoding ATP-binding protein, which produces MIRIASVPANICQVEEYLHTIFNEYHLDKSLYPNILVSITEAVNNAILHGNKSDCNKFVSLKMTRMKKHICFKISDEGQGFDPASIPDPTLPENIHQCGGRGVFLMQRLSDRVIFSDNGRTVEIKFAIQTS
- a CDS encoding DUF4175 domain-containing protein, whose amino-acid sequence is MAPKENYYDQLILKIDQFTRKYYMNQLIRGSLYFVGLLTLVFLAYNFLESQFYFSKSVRAILSFSYLGLFMAGLVFWILTPLFHYFRLGKLISHEEAAKIIGSQFKDVKDKLLNVLQLKSQSINFSDRSLIEASIAQKSYDLQPVPFVQAIDLQKNRKYMHYAIGPVFLLASILVFAPGFIQKPTQRLLQLDKDFEKEAAFKFVLDVPDLKVEQNGEFTLRLHTEGRAIPAEAFIEVDNFQYRLQKEGPEQFVYTFSNVQKDQTFKIFSGNVQSDEFLLQVLMKPLVEQFEVSLTYPAYTGRKPEKIENIGDLLIPTGTKVSWEIHTSFTDQLSFKTESDQHISALELQNENQFRYTRKFSKNESYTLYLKNQQLPDPDSVTYQIHIIEDQYPQIKVESFADSSNWKVQYFAGDASDDYGIKTLTFNYTILQKDGKEKLIKSVPIQTTSEAKLQDFRYVFDANNFNLEPGESISYYFEVWDNDAVNGSKSARSQIQLYKEASEEELAKQEASNNQDIKDNLEDALKDIKKLQERIDAFKNKMRQKKDLEWQHKKEIEKLMQDQQKLQNKLDEARKKFDENLKKQTNEDEKLQEKQEQLQKLFNETASEEMKQIMKQIQDLMSELNKEQTLKMTEQFQNKNMDMSKEMERLLELFKQLELEKNLKDQINELRKLSDKQDALSEQTQKEEAKEDGLKDQQEDINKKFDDLAKKQEEMQKKNEEMKSQRKMEDRKAQSEDIKKDLKGASEEMKNKDAGKSGKSKAAKKQKDASKKMKEMADQMEQEMEESDQEQAEEDAKMLRQLLENLVALSFEQEGLVKEFGQVNVQTPKFLGLVQDQFRIKENFKIVEDTLEVLSKRIVEIQSFVQDKVNEINANFVSGIDHLEERRSAEAGNNQRRVMTNMNDLALMLSETLNQKQKECKGGSCKKPGNKSCDKPGQSSGRKPADKITEGMKKMGQGMKDQLGKMKEGKQGTSQEFAEMAAQQAKLRKMLQDLDKENSERGNGSKEAREAIEEMNKLEKQLVNKQLTNEMLKRQEEITTRLLESDRAEREREWDEQRKSETGTNIERKFPPGLEEYIKQRQGETEWFKQISPELRPFYKRLVEQYYQSLKKQG